One segment of Megachile rotundata isolate GNS110a chromosome 6, iyMegRotu1, whole genome shotgun sequence DNA contains the following:
- the LOC100879637 gene encoding solute carrier family 35 member F3 isoform X2, whose protein sequence is MKNVKKYAENKYYNVFQRTNLNMGSQGVGDIPTIFHPQQIHAPNIILGDGQQNHGPQTTSGQGTRDNSGCEQQQGCSVSGSRDSVPSCRPLETSGSGTGGGGTGDNQGHGIGQTQVQSHVTVPPVTYHQRPNSLSACYASCCAESAKKIYFGVCVTICVTASWVGATHCIKYLYFHKHETPNYSSFSNSSITGRHQHTVPYNAPFFTTWFCTNWEILYFPVYFVCQSVRIKCNAPSEIIAESLRGFRDKGFTGGRFLIRCSLFCGLWVVTNYMYIYSLRILLATDVMALFATNVSCVYLLSWVILHEQFVGVRIVAVILCNTGIALLAYMDGITGSPTLGGVVLATSAAAGSAVYKVLFKKVIGETTFGQMSLFFSLIGLCNAALLWPICLALYFSGAESVHWGRLPWTTLLSASILHLALDVLLYGAHFMGMKLAGMIFIAVGFFLVMFPDNWPDYITRLLRTTDTQQRRSTVVRSRCSSMQQRQYRLRSYGVSTAHGDGQMLLPINNNNSNQTNNNQSTNDSSMMTAANLTHRHINSSQRNNATSESQPRRVPTSSTSTSTPISNSTSTSTSTATNARQRSLPGLQNQ, encoded by the exons atgaaaaatgtcaagaag TACGCtgaaaacaaatattataatgtgTTTCAAAGAACAAACTTAAATATGGGTAGCCAAGGAGTCGGGGATATTCCAACAATATTTCATCCCCAACAAATTCATGCTCCAAATATAATTCTTGGCGATGGTCAGCAGAACCATGGTCCTCAAACCACAAGTGGTCAAGGTACTCGTGACAATTCTG gCTGCGAACAGCAACAAGGATGTAGTGTTAGTGGAAGCCGTGATTCCGTGCCAAGTTGTCGTCCATTAGAAACAAGTGGAAGTGGAACTGGAGGTGGAGGAACAGGAGACAACCAAGGACACGGTATAGGTCAAACTCAAGTTCAATCCCATGTAACAGTACCACCAGTTACCTATCATCAAAGGCCTAATTCATTATCAGCATGTTATGCATCCTGTTGTGCGGAATCTGCCAAAaag ATATATTTCGGAGTATGCGTTACGATATGCGTGACTGCAAGTTGGGTCGGTGCAACACActgtatcaaatatttatattttcacaaaCACGAAACTCCTAATTATTCGTCGTTTTCTAATTCATCGATTACAGGACGTCATCAACAT ACTGTTCCATATAACGCGCCATTTTTTACAACCTGGTTTTGTACAAATTGGGAGATCCTTTACTTCCCAGTTTATTTCGTTTGTCAATCCGTAAGGATAAAATGCAACGCTCCATCAGAAATAATCGCGGAGAGTTTGCGCGGTTTCCGCGATAAAGGATTTACTGGTGGTCGCTTTTTGATCAGATGTAGTCTTTTTTGTGGACTCTGGGTAGTTACGAATTACATGTATATTTATTCACTAAGGATATTGCTAGCTACCGACGTAATGGCATTGTTCGCGACTAATGTCTCTTGCGTCTATTTATTATCCTGGGTTATTCTACACGAACAATTCGTCGGCGTAAGG ATAGTGGCGGTGATTTTATGTAATACTGGAATCGCACTGTTAGCATACATGGATGGCATAACCGGAAGTCCAACTTTAGGAGGAGTAGTTTTAGCAACATCCGCGGCAGCCGGTTCGGCTGTGTACAAG GTGCTGTTTAAAAAAGTTATAGGAGAGACAACGTTCGGCCAAATGtcattatttttttctcttatcGGATTATGCAACGCAGCACTGTTATGGCCAATTTGTTTGGCCCTTTATTTTTCGGGAGCGGAAAGCGTACACTGGGGACGGTTACCATGGACGACGTTGCTCTCAGCAAGTATTCTGCATTTAG CATTGGACGTTCTTCTGTACGGAGCCCATTTCATGGGAATGAAACTGGCAGGAATGATCTTTATAGCGGTCGGCTTCTTTCTCGTCATGTTTCCGGATAATTGGCCAGATTACATAACCAGACTACTCCG TACCACGGACACCCAACAACGCAGGAGCACCGTTGTTAGAAGCCGTTGCTCGTCGATGCAACAACGCCAATATCGGCTACGAAGTTACGGCGTGTCGACGGCTCACGGTGACGGCCAAATGCTACTGCCGATCAACAACAATAACAGCAACCAGACTAACAACAACCAATCAACCAACGACTCATCGATGATGACGGCCGCAAATCTCACGCATCGCCACATTAACTCGTCGCAACGGAACAACGCGACTTCCGAATCCCAACCTCGTCGCGTTCCTACTTCCTCGACCTCGACCTCGACCCCGATCTCAAACTCGACCTCGACCTCGACCTCGACCGCGACGAACGCTCGTCAACGTTCCCTTCCTGGCCTTCAAAACCAATAA
- the LOC100879637 gene encoding solute carrier family 35 member F3 isoform X1, with protein MKNVKKYAENKYYNVFQRTNLNMGSQGVGDIPTIFHPQQIHAPNIILGDGQQNHGPQTTSGQGTRDNSGCEQQQGCSVSGSRDSVPSCRPLETSGSGTGGGGTGDNQGHGIGQTQVQSHVTVPPVTYHQRPNSLSACYASCCAESAKKIYFGVCVTICVTASWVGATHCIKYLYFHKHETPNYSSFSNSSITGRHQHTVPYNAPFFTTWFCTNWEILYFPVYFVCQSVRIKCNAPSEIIAESLRGFRDKGFTGGRFLIRCSLFCGLWVVTNYMYIYSLRILLATDVMALFATNVSCVYLLSWVILHEQFVGVRIVAVILCNTGIALLAYMDGITGSPTLGGVVLATSAAAGSAVYKVLFKKVIGETTFGQMSLFFSLIGLCNAALLWPICLALYFSGAESVHWGRLPWTTLLSASILHLVANMLGNFSIALTYDLFITLGLITAVPVSAALDVLLYGAHFMGMKLAGMIFIAVGFFLVMFPDNWPDYITRLLRTTDTQQRRSTVVRSRCSSMQQRQYRLRSYGVSTAHGDGQMLLPINNNNSNQTNNNQSTNDSSMMTAANLTHRHINSSQRNNATSESQPRRVPTSSTSTSTPISNSTSTSTSTATNARQRSLPGLQNQ; from the exons atgaaaaatgtcaagaag TACGCtgaaaacaaatattataatgtgTTTCAAAGAACAAACTTAAATATGGGTAGCCAAGGAGTCGGGGATATTCCAACAATATTTCATCCCCAACAAATTCATGCTCCAAATATAATTCTTGGCGATGGTCAGCAGAACCATGGTCCTCAAACCACAAGTGGTCAAGGTACTCGTGACAATTCTG gCTGCGAACAGCAACAAGGATGTAGTGTTAGTGGAAGCCGTGATTCCGTGCCAAGTTGTCGTCCATTAGAAACAAGTGGAAGTGGAACTGGAGGTGGAGGAACAGGAGACAACCAAGGACACGGTATAGGTCAAACTCAAGTTCAATCCCATGTAACAGTACCACCAGTTACCTATCATCAAAGGCCTAATTCATTATCAGCATGTTATGCATCCTGTTGTGCGGAATCTGCCAAAaag ATATATTTCGGAGTATGCGTTACGATATGCGTGACTGCAAGTTGGGTCGGTGCAACACActgtatcaaatatttatattttcacaaaCACGAAACTCCTAATTATTCGTCGTTTTCTAATTCATCGATTACAGGACGTCATCAACAT ACTGTTCCATATAACGCGCCATTTTTTACAACCTGGTTTTGTACAAATTGGGAGATCCTTTACTTCCCAGTTTATTTCGTTTGTCAATCCGTAAGGATAAAATGCAACGCTCCATCAGAAATAATCGCGGAGAGTTTGCGCGGTTTCCGCGATAAAGGATTTACTGGTGGTCGCTTTTTGATCAGATGTAGTCTTTTTTGTGGACTCTGGGTAGTTACGAATTACATGTATATTTATTCACTAAGGATATTGCTAGCTACCGACGTAATGGCATTGTTCGCGACTAATGTCTCTTGCGTCTATTTATTATCCTGGGTTATTCTACACGAACAATTCGTCGGCGTAAGG ATAGTGGCGGTGATTTTATGTAATACTGGAATCGCACTGTTAGCATACATGGATGGCATAACCGGAAGTCCAACTTTAGGAGGAGTAGTTTTAGCAACATCCGCGGCAGCCGGTTCGGCTGTGTACAAG GTGCTGTTTAAAAAAGTTATAGGAGAGACAACGTTCGGCCAAATGtcattatttttttctcttatcGGATTATGCAACGCAGCACTGTTATGGCCAATTTGTTTGGCCCTTTATTTTTCGGGAGCGGAAAGCGTACACTGGGGACGGTTACCATGGACGACGTTGCTCTCAGCAAGTATTCTGCATTTAG TTGCAAACATGCTCGGTAACTTCAGCATCGCTCTAACGTATGATCTATTCATCACGTTGGGGTTGATCACGGCTGTACCCGTATCCGCTG CATTGGACGTTCTTCTGTACGGAGCCCATTTCATGGGAATGAAACTGGCAGGAATGATCTTTATAGCGGTCGGCTTCTTTCTCGTCATGTTTCCGGATAATTGGCCAGATTACATAACCAGACTACTCCG TACCACGGACACCCAACAACGCAGGAGCACCGTTGTTAGAAGCCGTTGCTCGTCGATGCAACAACGCCAATATCGGCTACGAAGTTACGGCGTGTCGACGGCTCACGGTGACGGCCAAATGCTACTGCCGATCAACAACAATAACAGCAACCAGACTAACAACAACCAATCAACCAACGACTCATCGATGATGACGGCCGCAAATCTCACGCATCGCCACATTAACTCGTCGCAACGGAACAACGCGACTTCCGAATCCCAACCTCGTCGCGTTCCTACTTCCTCGACCTCGACCTCGACCCCGATCTCAAACTCGACCTCGACCTCGACCTCGACCGCGACGAACGCTCGTCAACGTTCCCTTCCTGGCCTTCAAAACCAATAA
- the LOC100879637 gene encoding solute carrier family 35 member F3 isoform X3, whose translation MKNVKKYAENKYYNVFQRTNLNMGSQGVGDIPTIFHPQQIHAPNIILGDGQQNHGPQTTSGQGTRDNSGCEQQQGCSVSGSRDSVPSCRPLETSGSGTGGGGTGDNQGHGIGQTQVQSHVTVPPVTYHQRPNSLSACYASCCAESAKKIYFGVCVTICVTASWVGATHCIKYLYFHKHETPNYSSFSNSSITGRHQHTVPYNAPFFTTWFCTNWEILYFPVYFVCQSVRIKCNAPSEIIAESLRGFRDKGFTGGRFLIRCSLFCGLWVVTNYMYIYSLRILLATDVMALFATNVSCVYLLSWVILHEQFVGVRIVAVILCNTGIALLAYMDGITGSPTLGGVVLATSAAAGSAVYKVLFKKVIGETTFGQMSLFFSLIGLCNAALLWPICLALYFSGAESVHWGRLPWTTLLSASILHLVANMLGNFSIALTYDLFITLGLITAVPVSAALDVLLYGAHFMGMKLAGMIFIAVGFFLVMFPDNWPDYITRLLRWSRRHGHGVPGGTQRDVIDYRTGYIKSHLRSPSGRVR comes from the exons atgaaaaatgtcaagaag TACGCtgaaaacaaatattataatgtgTTTCAAAGAACAAACTTAAATATGGGTAGCCAAGGAGTCGGGGATATTCCAACAATATTTCATCCCCAACAAATTCATGCTCCAAATATAATTCTTGGCGATGGTCAGCAGAACCATGGTCCTCAAACCACAAGTGGTCAAGGTACTCGTGACAATTCTG gCTGCGAACAGCAACAAGGATGTAGTGTTAGTGGAAGCCGTGATTCCGTGCCAAGTTGTCGTCCATTAGAAACAAGTGGAAGTGGAACTGGAGGTGGAGGAACAGGAGACAACCAAGGACACGGTATAGGTCAAACTCAAGTTCAATCCCATGTAACAGTACCACCAGTTACCTATCATCAAAGGCCTAATTCATTATCAGCATGTTATGCATCCTGTTGTGCGGAATCTGCCAAAaag ATATATTTCGGAGTATGCGTTACGATATGCGTGACTGCAAGTTGGGTCGGTGCAACACActgtatcaaatatttatattttcacaaaCACGAAACTCCTAATTATTCGTCGTTTTCTAATTCATCGATTACAGGACGTCATCAACAT ACTGTTCCATATAACGCGCCATTTTTTACAACCTGGTTTTGTACAAATTGGGAGATCCTTTACTTCCCAGTTTATTTCGTTTGTCAATCCGTAAGGATAAAATGCAACGCTCCATCAGAAATAATCGCGGAGAGTTTGCGCGGTTTCCGCGATAAAGGATTTACTGGTGGTCGCTTTTTGATCAGATGTAGTCTTTTTTGTGGACTCTGGGTAGTTACGAATTACATGTATATTTATTCACTAAGGATATTGCTAGCTACCGACGTAATGGCATTGTTCGCGACTAATGTCTCTTGCGTCTATTTATTATCCTGGGTTATTCTACACGAACAATTCGTCGGCGTAAGG ATAGTGGCGGTGATTTTATGTAATACTGGAATCGCACTGTTAGCATACATGGATGGCATAACCGGAAGTCCAACTTTAGGAGGAGTAGTTTTAGCAACATCCGCGGCAGCCGGTTCGGCTGTGTACAAG GTGCTGTTTAAAAAAGTTATAGGAGAGACAACGTTCGGCCAAATGtcattatttttttctcttatcGGATTATGCAACGCAGCACTGTTATGGCCAATTTGTTTGGCCCTTTATTTTTCGGGAGCGGAAAGCGTACACTGGGGACGGTTACCATGGACGACGTTGCTCTCAGCAAGTATTCTGCATTTAG TTGCAAACATGCTCGGTAACTTCAGCATCGCTCTAACGTATGATCTATTCATCACGTTGGGGTTGATCACGGCTGTACCCGTATCCGCTG CATTGGACGTTCTTCTGTACGGAGCCCATTTCATGGGAATGAAACTGGCAGGAATGATCTTTATAGCGGTCGGCTTCTTTCTCGTCATGTTTCCGGATAATTGGCCAGATTACATAACCAGACTACTCCG ATGGAGCAGAAGACACGGACACGGTGTACCAGGAGGTACGCAACGCGATGTGATCGATTATCGCACCGGTTACATAAAATCTCATCTTCGTTCACCTTCCGGAAGAGTTCGGTGA
- the gfzf gene encoding GST-containing FLYWCH zinc-finger protein, with amino-acid sequence MKLYSILDGPPSVACRQALKALNIDYELIEVDFLKGDHMTEEYAKMNPQKEIPVLVDGDLAIGESTAIIQYLCDKYDTTGKFYPKDPKARAIVNHRLSFNLAMYYRDILEYAVAPIYFDYPRTPLGLKKMKIALDAFNTYLQRGNTEYAAGNTMTIADMALMASTMGLEAIDFKLTDWPYVEKWYNNYKQKQPELWKIVKEAMEAMKDCVKNPPDLSGIGHPIHPVRQVKKT; translated from the exons ATGAAGCTCTACAGTATTTTAGATGGTCCACCGTCTGTTGCATGTCGTCAGGCATTAAAAGCTTTGAATATTGATTATGAATTGATCGAAGTGGACTTTCTCAAGGGTGACCACATGACGGAGGAATATGCAAAA ATGAATCCACAAAAGGAGATACCGGTGTTGGTAGATGGTGATCTTGCCATAGGAGAAAG TACTGCAATTATCCAGTATCTCTGCGATAAATACGACACAACAGGGAAATTTTATCCGAAGGACCCGAAGGCTCGTGCAATAGTCAATCACCGCTTGAGTTTCAACCTGGCGATGTATTATCGTGATATATTGGAATATGCG GTGGCTCCGATATATTTTGATTATCCGAGGACTCCTTTGGGattgaagaaaatgaaaatagcGCTGGATGCTTTTAACACGTACTTGCAACGTGGAAATACAGAATACGCTGCAGGGA ATACAATGACCATCGCTGACATGGCATTGATGGCTTCAACCATGGGACTAGAAGCGATAGACTTTAAATTGACCGACTGGCCATACGTAGAAAAATGGTACAACAATTACAAACAGAAACAACCGGAATTATGGAAAATTGTTAAGGAAGCTATGGAAGCCATGAAAGATTGCGTAAAAAATCCACCAGATTTGTCTGGCATAGGTCATCCGATTCACCCGGTTCGTCAAGTAAAGAAGACATAA